The nucleotide sequence GCCAGCGACCTGCTGGGTGTTGCCCCCAATACGCTCAGGTCCTGGGGCGCAAGCGGGAAGATCGACGAATACCGGCATCCGGTGAACAACTATCGACTTTATCGAATGGAAGATGTGACCGCACTGCTGAAGGCATTACAGACGCCAGTCAAGAAAACGTCATCGAACCGCCATGACAAAGAGAGGAAGCGGGTACGTGGAAATTGATGTTGAGCAAATCGTTAAGCAGCGAATCGTCATTGCGCGGCTCGGCGAAATGGACCGCATGAAATGGTGGAACACCAAGGGGCTGCTCAGCAATCTCGGGGAAATGGCCATCTCTCGCGGATTCCCGAAAACGCATGTCTTTGCTCGTTGTCGTGCCGTGTTCGCTGTTGCCTCCGCACGCTGCAACGAGGTGTTCAATCCGCCCGAGTCGTACACGTTGTGGCGTTTGCCAGCCGAAATCGAGGACCGAATTGAAGATGGCTGGGCGAGTTGGCTAGAAAACCCGGCTCCCTGGAAAGAGTTCCTGGAAGAAGTCGATAAGGCTTCGACCGGAAAACCTGTTAGCGCTCTGACCGGCATGCATTTGCTCGGGAACGGGCTCGCAGAGCAGGCAAGCAAACTACGCCGCGCTGACGATTTACGATCCGTTCCAA is from Crateriforma conspicua and encodes:
- a CDS encoding helix-turn-helix domain-containing protein, whose amino-acid sequence is MFESEASTVAAKEEQYLTVKDASDLLGVAPNTLRSWGASGKIDEYRHPVNNYRLYRMEDVTALLKALQTPVKKTSSNRHDKERKRVRGN
- a CDS encoding BrxE family protein, whose translation is MEIDVEQIVKQRIVIARLGEMDRMKWWNTKGLLSNLGEMAISRGFPKTHVFARCRAVFAVASARCNEVFNPPESYTLWRLPAEIEDRIEDGWASWLENPAPWKEFLEEVDKASTGKPVSALTGMHLLGNGLAEQASKLRRADDLRSVPIKLSGESISDAVSLLAGAHESCEPQKLAVPFIREEEFPK